The sequence TGGAACATTGTAAAAAAATATGTAGGAACACACCCACACGCACTCCGGCACACTTTCGCAACCCTTTTATTGGAACAGGAAAAGGATATTAGAACAGTACAGGAGGCACTTGGACATAAGACTATTACCAGTACTCAGATATATGCAGAGATTACTAACACAAAAAGGAGAAAAGCAATAGAAAGATTGGAACATAACCTTATAGGAGGTGAGCAATTATGATGAGATGTATATATCGGGGACATTATTGGATTTACATTGCACCCTCTGGATTAAAAGGAATCTGGAGAGTAAAAATCTACAACCCACGCAACACCAGAGAAATAGAATTTGATACTGGAAAGTTAAATATCAAGCCATTGTTAAATTATATTCAGGAAGGTGGAAAAATAAAGAGACTGGAGACGAGAGCATGAAGATACCTAAATTTCCAAATATCTTATTCTATGGACCAGCAGGAGTAGGCAAGAGTAAGCTTGTAGAGTTAACTTATAAAAGATTTCAAATTGAGTTATGGGCTAATACAAGATTAATTACTACAACCCCAGGGCAATTGAAGAATTTACGAGTAGTCAACGATTTAATGAAACGGATTGCACAGATGCAGAAAGACGGCACCTATGTTTTTCTCTTTATAGATGAAATACACGGACTATCACACAATAGCTTAGTGGAAGAAGCCTTGTATTCCGCTATGCAGGATGGGGAATATCATATCTTAGAGGATGGCAAAGATACTGTCTTGAAGCTACCCCTCTTAACTTTTGCTGGAGCGACAACGAATCCAGCATTATTAAGCGAACCGTTAAGACACAGATTTCAAATCGAAGTAGAGTTATTCACTTATTCAGAGGAAGAATTACAACAGCAACCCCTGAACACAACGCATTGGGACCAATATATAGGGCAGAATCACGCAAAACAATTGATTGAATACTATATACAGGCGATTAAGCTATCCATAGAGGAAGGAGACTTAGATATTGTAATTACACCAGAAGCAAACTCTTATGCCTCACAATATAAATTCACAGATGGGAGAGCGAGGAAAAGATTAAGACTCTTAAAACTTGCAATTATACGAGCTATGGCAGAAAATAGAAGAGATGCAGATGGCAACATATTAGTGTTAAGGGAAGATGTAAACGAAGTGCGAAAACTGTTGGGAATTGATGAAGACGGATTAACAAATGCACACAGACGAGTACTCCAATTCTTAGCCTCTATACCACCGCATTATAAAGCGAGACAGGATACTGTTATCAATGTCTGTAAGTTAACCAAAGATGAATATAGAGAGGATATACAACCCAAATTGATAGAGAATGGATGGCTGGAAACGAGAGGGGGTCAGGCACTTACTGAACTGGGGAAAGAATATTGTAGAATAAGAGGCTGGCTTAAAAGTTTACCTCAACCCGATGAAAAAATAATACAGGATGAAAACGATATAAGCGATTTTGATAAATTGTTAGAGAAATTGACAGGAGACAAGGATGACAAAGACGATAACTAAAGCAATAGGATATGCGAGAGTCTCTACAGGGGAGCAGGAATCCATACCCGACCAGATAGAATGGATCACTCAGACTGCACATCAAAAACATATTGAGCTTGTAGCTATTTATTCAGAAGTAGCTCACCGTGATACATTAGAAGGTAGACCAGTAATGCAGAAGCTCCTTCAGGATATACAGAATGGTAGTGATGTAGATTGTATTATTGCGTTCCGCTTAGACAGAATTTCAGGCAGTATAGAAGATGCAATAAAGATTGAGAAAATCTTGCGTAAAGCAGGAATAGAGTATATCATTACTTCAGAAGGTTTGTTCCAACCCGGTAGTCTTCTAACAAGGTTAAAGTGGGTGATAAGTGAAGACGAATTAAAGATTATAAAACAGAGACAGAGATTGGGAATTGAACGAATCAAAAGGGAGGGTAAACTGACGGGTGGAATCCCCGATGGTTATAAGTATGATCCATTATCTGATGTTAATCCCGTCATAGACAAAGAACGAGCCCCCATAGTGTTAGAAGTCTTGAATACTTATTTAAAATATCCACCCACAAAGGCAGTTAAAGTTTTAAATGAAAAAATCTCCGAAGGGATTGTGCCGAAAAAAGCGAAAGTCTGGACTGTACGCATTCTCCAGCGATATGTTTCACAAAAGCGGTTATACTTTTATGCGGGTAAACGCTTGTATAATGATGAAATTATAGAATGTGAATGGCAACCCCTGATTGATGACGAATTCTTAGAAAAATTACTTGTGGTTAAAATGATGAGAAAGGGTAGAGGCACAAGCCAACTCCATTATGATAATAAGCCAAAGTATCTATTAACAGGAATGGGGAAGCTAATATGTGGCTATTGTGGTCATGCTATGTCAAGTCATAAATCCGTGAGAAAAAGAAAGGATGGAAGCGTAAGGGTAGATTTATATTACATCTGCCCATCTTTAAAGGGATTATGGCCTTGTAAGGCAACCCGTTTTCACCAGATGAAGCGAATAGATGATTTAGTCTTAGAAGCCGTATTTAAACGGTTTATCAAAGTATGGAAGCACAAAAGGGAAGCATTAAAACGGTCTCTCTTGGCAGAAAATCAATCCGTTAAAGCAGAATCCGAACGGATAATGCAAGAGATTAATCGGCTTAAAGAAGAAAATACTAAATATATTGAAGCCATTAAAACAATCAAGCACCTTAGAGCCATTAAACAGATAGCTAAAAAAATAGAAAGCAATGAACGAAGAATCATATCCT comes from Caldisericia bacterium and encodes:
- a CDS encoding tyrosine-type recombinase/integrase, with amino-acid sequence DMIVHYCRFYPSDIAPEKFIIVGPTGKPLTRQQGWNIVKKYVGTHPHALRHTFATLLLEQEKDIRTVQEALGHKTITSTQIYAEITNTKRRKAIERLEHNLIGGEQL
- a CDS encoding AAA family ATPase, yielding MKIPKFPNILFYGPAGVGKSKLVELTYKRFQIELWANTRLITTTPGQLKNLRVVNDLMKRIAQMQKDGTYVFLFIDEIHGLSHNSLVEEALYSAMQDGEYHILEDGKDTVLKLPLLTFAGATTNPALLSEPLRHRFQIEVELFTYSEEELQQQPLNTTHWDQYIGQNHAKQLIEYYIQAIKLSIEEGDLDIVITPEANSYASQYKFTDGRARKRLRLLKLAIIRAMAENRRDADGNILVLREDVNEVRKLLGIDEDGLTNAHRRVLQFLASIPPHYKARQDTVINVCKLTKDEYREDIQPKLIENGWLETRGGQALTELGKEYCRIRGWLKSLPQPDEKIIQDENDISDFDKLLEKLTGDKDDKDDN
- a CDS encoding recombinase family protein, with the protein product MTKTITKAIGYARVSTGEQESIPDQIEWITQTAHQKHIELVAIYSEVAHRDTLEGRPVMQKLLQDIQNGSDVDCIIAFRLDRISGSIEDAIKIEKILRKAGIEYIITSEGLFQPGSLLTRLKWVISEDELKIIKQRQRLGIERIKREGKLTGGIPDGYKYDPLSDVNPVIDKERAPIVLEVLNTYLKYPPTKAVKVLNEKISEGIVPKKAKVWTVRILQRYVSQKRLYFYAGKRLYNDEIIECEWQPLIDDEFLEKLLVVKMMRKGRGTSQLHYDNKPKYLLTGMGKLICGYCGHAMSSHKSVRKRKDGSVRVDLYYICPSLKGLWPCKATRFHQMKRIDDLVLEAVFKRFIKVWKHKREALKRSLLAENQSVKAESERIMQEINRLKEENTKYIEAIKTIKHLRAIKQIAKKIESNERRIISLENTHKDLLAKLHGIHPKTQILDIANLTLDNFNVWPL